From the genome of Thermoanaerobaculales bacterium:
AACTACGCCACCGCGTTCGAGTGGGCGCTCAAGCTCAAGGAGCTCGCCTACGTCGCCGCCGAGCCCTACTCGTCGGCCGACTTCCAGCATGGCCCGGTGGCGCTGGCGAGCCGCGGCTTCCCGGTGTTCGCGGTGGTCGCCGGCGGACGCATGGCCGACAACATCCGCGCGCTGCTCGCGCGGCTGGTCGCCGAGCAGGGTGTAGAGCTGCTGGCGATCGCCAACGACGCCGAGTCTCTCGCGCTCGCGCACACGCCGCTGCCGCTGCCCGCCGACCTGCCGGAGTGGCTGTCGCCGATCCCGGCGATCGTGCCGGCGCAGCTCCTGTGCTACCACCTGACCCGGGCCCGAGGCTTCGACACCGAGGGCCCGCGCGGACTGACCAAGGTCACCCTCACCTGGTGAGCCAAGGAACCGGAGGTCATGATGCGCCGTTCGATCCCATCGTCCACCGCCGCCTCGCACCGGCTCCTCGTGCCGGCCCTGCTGCTCCTCGGCGCAGGCCTCGCCGCCGGCCTCGCCTGGACGCAGCAGCCTGCCGAACCCGACGGCCCGCTCCCTGTGCGCGGCTTCTGCATCGCGGCGCCGCTGCCGGACGGCGTCGACGCCTTCATCGACTTCATCGAGCAGGAGCTTGCTCCGGCCTCGATCAACACCCTGGTGCTGCGCGTCGACTACAACTTCGAGTACGAGTCCCAGCCCGAGCTGCGCGACGAGGTGGCGCTGAGCGGCAAGCAGGTCAAGAAGATCGTCAAGGCCTGCCGCCGGTCCGGGATCCGCGTCATCCCCCAGATCAACCTGCTCGGCCACCAGTCGTGGGAGGACGAGCTCATTGGCCTGCTCCGCGTCCACCCGGAGTTCGATGAGACGCCCCACATCCCGCTGCCCGAGGTCTATGTGTGGCCGAACCCGGACGGGCTCTACTGCAAGAGCTACTGCCCGCTCCACCCGCAGCTGCACTCGGTGGTGTTCCCGTTGATCGACGAGCTGCTCGAGGCCTTCGAGGCCGACGCCTTCCACGCCGGCATGGACGAGGTCTTCTACATCGCCGACCCCAAGTGCCCGCGCTGCGGCGGCCGCGATCCGGCGGAGCTGTTCGCGGGCGAGGTGACGGCGATCCGCAACCACCTGGCGTCGCGGGGCGCCGAGCTGTGGATCTGGGGCGACCGCCTGATCGACGGCAAGACCACCGGGATCGGGATGTGGGAAGCGAGCATGAACAACACCCACCGCGCGGTCGACCTCATCCCCAAGGACGTCGTGATCGCCGACTGGCACTACGAGCGCGCCGACCCGACTGCCCCCTACTTCGCGGTCAAGGGCTTCAAGGTCGTCAGCTGCCCGTGGCAGTTCGCGGAGGTCGCCTCCGCCCACATCCGCGCGACCCTCGAGTCGCGACGGACGTCGACCCCCGAGATGCGGGAGCGCTTTGCCGGCGTCATGCAGACGGTGTGGGCCCCTGCCGAGTCCTTCCTCGACCAGTTCTACGGCCGGGTCCCGCCCGACCGCGAGCGGGGCGACCCGATCGACTGCTGCAAGCGCTACCTTGCCGAGATGAAGGAGCTCGCGGGCCAGCCACAGCCGGCGGCCGCCGGCGGCGGCGGTCACTCGCCGTAGAAGTTCTTGTCCCAGGCGTGGCGGCGCAGGATCGCGAGCGTCGCCTCGTCGAGCGTCCCCTGTTCGGACACCGCCAGGTTGGCATCGACGTGGCGGACAGTCCTCATGCCGGGGATCACGGTGCTGACCGCTGGATGCGAGAGGCAGAAGCGCAGCGCGATCTCGGGCAGCGTGCCCGCGACGCCCGCGAGGTCCCGGCGCAGGGCCGCCACCCGCTCCTCGACCTGCCGCGGCCGGTCGCCCGCGAAGTACTCGGCGCGGAAGTCGCCCGGGTCGAAGACCGTCGTCGCGGTGATCGCCCCGGTCAGGGCGCCCTCGTCGAACGGCACCCGCGCGATGACGCCGACCCCCACCTCGCGGGCGAGCGGCAGCAGTCGGCGCTCCGGGCTCTGGTCGAAGATGTTGTAGATCACCTGCACCGCGTCGACCAGGCCGCTGCCCACCAGCTCGAGCGCCGAGTCGGGATCGTGATCGTTGATCGAGACCCCGACCGCCCGCGCCTTGCCCGACGCCTTGAGGTCGGAGAAGGCCCGGCGCCAGTCGTCGCTTGCGAACCACTCCGGGTTCCACACGTGCAGCTGCTGCAGGTCGAGGGCCTCCAACCGGAGGTTGCGCAGGCTCTGCTCGGTGCATGCCATCACGTAGTCGTAGGGGAAGACCTCCTCGATCCCGATCCCTCGCCGCGCCGGCCACTGCTCGTTCTTCGGCGGAACCTTGGAGGCGACGAACACCGGCCTCCCGGCCTCCCGCACCACCTCGCCGACCAGCCGCTCGCTGTGGCCGTCGCCGTACGCGAGCGCGGTGTCGATGAAGTTGAGCCCGAGCTCGATCGACCGCCGGAGCGCGCGCCGCGCCTCGGCGTCGGTCCGGCCGAGCCACTGCACCCCGCCGACTCCCCATGCGCCGTAGGAGACCTCGCTGACCTCGAAGCCGGTCCTGCCGAGCCTGCGGTACCTCACAGTGTGCGCCTCTCGATCTTCCGTCGCTTCGACAACCCAACCTTCAGAAGGATTTCGTGCCGCAGCGGCCGTCGAACTGCCCTTCGGTCGACCCCGTACGCCGAAACGGCCGATGCGGCACGAAATCCTAACGGTAGCGGATCTCGACCAGCCCGGCCTTGACGAGCTTCCAGAACACCACCAGCGCCTCGAGCTCGGGCAGCGGCGAGATCTTGAGGATCGACCCGAGGTCGCTGCCGCCACCGATCCGCGACAGGATGAAGCCTTCCTCTGGGGTCAGCGACATGCCGCCCAGGTCGGCGGTCTTGGCGGCGAGCACCGGCACCCCGCCGCGATCCACGCCAGCCTCCTGCAGCTTCGCCCGGAGCTCGGACTCCACCGTCTTGATCTCGCGGCCAAGGTCCCGGTCGTCGGGCATCAGGCTCCCGGCGGCCCGCAGCCGGCGCAGCGCCTGCTCGAGGTCGAGCTCCACGATGCGGGCCCGGGCCTCGGCCACCAGGTCGGCGGCGGCGGTGGCGGGCGGCGCTGCCGGGGCGGACACCACCCTCGGCCGCACTGCCTTCAGGCGCCCGCTCGCCGCCATCTGGAACAGGATCTCGGACACGAAGTACTCGCCCGAGTGGGTCTGCAGGCAGATCTCCTCGACGCTGCGATCGTCGTTGACCAGCTCGAGCACCGCCCGCCGGGCCTCGTCGGTCTCGCCCTCGAGCAGATCGCGCACCGCCACCGGCACGCACTGCGCCGAGGGTATGAAGCGCCGGATCCGGGCCCACTCGTCGACCCTCCGGATGCCCTCTAGGGTCACCGAGGTGACGTTCAGCGAGATCGGCACCATCTCGTACGCCGGCAGCTCGCCGGCGAGAAAGCGGAACTGACCGTCCTCCCACAGGAACAGCTCGAAGATCGACTCCTCGGCCTTCAGCGCGAGCATCCGCTGGAGCTCCGCCTCGGCGACGGCCCCCTGGTCGACCAGGATCTTGCCAATCATCTCGCCGCTGCGGTCCTGCTCGCCGACTGCCGCCGCGAGCTCGGCCTCGCCGATGCAGCCGTGGCTGACCAGAAAATGCCCGAGGAACTCCCTGGGGTCGGTCGAGTTGCAGGACACGATCGCGCCGTCGCGGAAGTAGATCGACTTCACCACGTCGCCGTTGGAGACCATGAGCGTGCCGGTGGAGTGGCCGTTGGACAGCCAGCCGAAGATGTCTGACAGGACCATGGTCTTGAGGCTGCCGGCGATGGTCATGGTGTCGTCTTCCGCCCTCCGCGACCGAGCGACGTGGATTGCAGTCTGCGCTGATCAGGTTGCCGCCGAGCGGGCTCGGATCAGCCAGCGGCCTGATAACGGGTCCAGACCTCGGTGCGGCCGAGCAGCGACACACCGATGAAGCCCCGCACCTTGAGCGTGTCGCTGCCGTCGAGCGCCATCTTGCACTTGTAGGTCTTGCCCTCGTCCGGCGCGTAGATGGTGCCGCCCTTCCACTTGCCGTCGCCGGCGTACTCGAAGTCGAACATCATCTCGAGACCGATGATCGGTCGCTGCCGGAGATTTTCCTCCGGGTTCTCCCGGTCGACCTTCTCCTGGCCCGCCATCCCCTGCTCGTCGTCCGCCGGGTAGACCGGCTTCTCGAGCCAGATGATCTTGCCGAAGTACTTGCCGTCCTTCTCGTAGACCTGGATCCGGGCCCCTCCGTCCTCGGTGCCGAGCGCGGTCGCCCACACGCCGACAACCGCGTCTCC
Proteins encoded in this window:
- a CDS encoding family 20 glycosylhydrolase, whose amino-acid sequence is MRRSIPSSTAASHRLLVPALLLLGAGLAAGLAWTQQPAEPDGPLPVRGFCIAAPLPDGVDAFIDFIEQELAPASINTLVLRVDYNFEYESQPELRDEVALSGKQVKKIVKACRRSGIRVIPQINLLGHQSWEDELIGLLRVHPEFDETPHIPLPEVYVWPNPDGLYCKSYCPLHPQLHSVVFPLIDELLEAFEADAFHAGMDEVFYIADPKCPRCGGRDPAELFAGEVTAIRNHLASRGAELWIWGDRLIDGKTTGIGMWEASMNNTHRAVDLIPKDVVIADWHYERADPTAPYFAVKGFKVVSCPWQFAEVASAHIRATLESRRTSTPEMRERFAGVMQTVWAPAESFLDQFYGRVPPDRERGDPIDCCKRYLAEMKELAGQPQPAAAGGGGHSP
- a CDS encoding DUF2147 domain-containing protein, giving the protein MRRAALLVTIVALAAVPGIAGEGDAVVGVWATALGTEDGGARIQVYEKDGKYFGKIIWLEKPVYPADDEQGMAGQEKVDRENPEENLRQRPIIGLEMMFDFEYAGDGKWKGGTIYAPDEGKTYKCKMALDGSDTLKVRGFIGVSLLGRTEVWTRYQAAG
- a CDS encoding aldo/keto reductase — its product is MRYRRLGRTGFEVSEVSYGAWGVGGVQWLGRTDAEARRALRRSIELGLNFIDTALAYGDGHSERLVGEVVREAGRPVFVASKVPPKNEQWPARRGIGIEEVFPYDYVMACTEQSLRNLRLEALDLQQLHVWNPEWFASDDWRRAFSDLKASGKARAVGVSINDHDPDSALELVGSGLVDAVQVIYNIFDQSPERRLLPLAREVGVGVIARVPFDEGALTGAITATTVFDPGDFRAEYFAGDRPRQVEERVAALRRDLAGVAGTLPEIALRFCLSHPAVSTVIPGMRTVRHVDANLAVSEQGTLDEATLAILRRHAWDKNFYGE
- a CDS encoding DUF4388 domain-containing protein, which codes for MTIAGSLKTMVLSDIFGWLSNGHSTGTLMVSNGDVVKSIYFRDGAIVSCNSTDPREFLGHFLVSHGCIGEAELAAAVGEQDRSGEMIGKILVDQGAVAEAELQRMLALKAEESIFELFLWEDGQFRFLAGELPAYEMVPISLNVTSVTLEGIRRVDEWARIRRFIPSAQCVPVAVRDLLEGETDEARRAVLELVNDDRSVEEICLQTHSGEYFVSEILFQMAASGRLKAVRPRVVSAPAAPPATAAADLVAEARARIVELDLEQALRRLRAAGSLMPDDRDLGREIKTVESELRAKLQEAGVDRGGVPVLAAKTADLGGMSLTPEEGFILSRIGGGSDLGSILKISPLPELEALVVFWKLVKAGLVEIRYR